AATATTATTGATAACATTCTAAAAAAAATACCCAAAAAGACAATGAAAATTGGTCTTTATATAGAGGAAATTACACCAAAGTTACTAAATTATATTGAGACAGGCACAATACATAATTTTGTTATTTCTTCCTCGTTATCTCAAAAATTTGCAACAAATATTGAGACTTATTTAAAATTGTTAAACTTAACAAAAACAACAGCTCAAATTGAAAACACACGTGTCCTTTGAGAAAATCTTCCCGAAAATACACAACAATATCACAAAGATAAATTAAAAATTAAATACTCGTATGTTAATAAATATATTTCATAATATTGACATAGTGTATATAATAAATAAAATTAGAAACCAAATCCCCAAAAGGAGTTAAATATGAAGAAATTAGGAATCGTTTTAGACTCATTTGTATGTTTGTCTAAACAAGAAGTTAATGATTTAGGATATGCTTATATACCATTAATTACTGAAGTAGATGGGACATCATTCTTAGATGGCGTCGATGTTGATCGTTTTGATTTATTACAAAAAATGACCCAAACCGATGACATCCGAACTTCATTACCATACATGTCAACATTCGAAGAAACCTTCAGTAAAGTTTGCAAGGAATATGATGAGGTAATTTACCTACCAATTTCATCTAAATTATCATCAACAAACAGTGCAGCTTCAAACTTCTTAGACGAATTTCCAAATTTACATATCGTCGATACTTCTCTAGTGGGTGATCAAATGTTAGAAGTTTCTAAGTTTGCAATCAAACATTACGAAAAATATCAAGATATTGATAAATTGATTGAAAAAATTCAAGAAATTTCAGATAATTCTTTGGTATTTATCTTACCGTTGAACATAAAATATCTTGTTAAAGGTGGACGTGTTGGATCATTCAAGAAATTTCTGCTAGGAGCATTATCAAAAGTAAAACTATCTCCTTATGTAAAATTCGATAAGACGGGTACATCAACAGGCGGTATTGGCCGCGGACCAAAAGGAGCGATTAAACAAATTATAAGTAAGTTTGAAGAGTTTACTGGTTTGGACCGCAAAAACATAAAATCAAAATATAAACTATTTACCATAAATGGAATCGATAAAGAATTTAATGATTTAGCTATCAATTCATTCAAAACAGCCGGGTTGGATTTTGATGGAACCAAAGTCAATTCTACAGTAGTGGCAATTCACACAGGACCTGAAGCTCACGCTTATTCGATAATGCCAATCTTAGACAATCTAGATTAAATTAATAAATAAAATGGCGTCCCTAGGAACGTCATTTTATTTACAAAGTATCACTGCAGGATGAAATTAACTCGGGATTATTAACTTTTTTATTCTTTTTTATGACTATTAACCTTGGTAAGTCATCATAATTATTTAATTTTTCTGTCAATCTATTAACAACGTCTAGTTGATTTTCAATACCTAAATAAGGTAATGAATCAATATGACCATTTGTATAATCAAGTTTTCTTTTTAAATCATCATAATTAATTTTATATATAGTTGAAAGATCAATATAGTTAGCAATCTTAATTTCGGCAGTCTCACCATCGTTGCTGATACCTCTATCTTGTCTTATTTTTAACAAATCTTTATTAGATGCGTCAATTTTAGCTACGTTTAAACAAGACACGAAGAATACGGAATCTTCGTCTTCTGCGACCAGCATTATTATTTCGGATTTCAAATTTCCCCCTTTTATTTTTTTAACGAAATCCGGTAATAATAAAATAGGTTTCAAAACAGGTAAACATGCTTTGTCAGTTTCTATTGTTATCATTTTTTCCATGTCTTAATAATAACCTTTTTACGAACCTAAAAATGATAATAAAAGACAAGTTGATTAAATAATGATTTTACTAAAACGACTGAAAATTGATTGATTACGCAAAATATAATATGTTGATAACATAAGAAAACAAATCCTGGTTGGGCTATTAATATTTTTTATTAACGACATTATTATCGGTTTATAGATTTATTTATTTAAAATTGCAATAAAAAAGTTAGCCGTAACTAACTTTTAGTTTTATTATTCGTTTTTAGCGATTTGAGCGGCAACTTCAGCAGCGAAATCATCTTGACGTTTTTCGATACCTTCACCAACTCCGAAACGAACAGCTTCTAATAGATTTAAGCCGTGGTTTGCTAAGTACTTTTCGATTGAAACACTTTCTTCCATCATGAAACCTTGTTTAACAAGTACAATTTCAGCAAGTTTTTTATTTAAAGAACCTTCAATAATCATTTTTTGAATGTTTTCAGGTTTTTTATCAAATCCAGCAGGAATAACAAATTCTGCTTTTAGTGTTTCCAATTTGTCAGCTGGAACTTCTGATTCGAATACATATTCCGGTTTCATTGCTGCCATATGCATAGCAACATTTCTCGAAACTTCAGGATTTGAACCAGAAACATTAACTAAAGCAGCAATTTGACCATTAACGTGTGCGAAAGCTCCTACAGATTGACCATTTTGAGCTTGGTATCTAGCAAAACGACGGATTGATAATTTTTCTCCGATAGTTGCGGTAGCATCATCTAAAATGTTTGCAACAGTTTCTCCGTTGTCTTTTACATCTAGAAATTCTTCAACTGTTGTAGCTTTAGAATTTAGTAATAATGATGCGAATTTATCCACTAATTTTTTAAAGTCATCGTTTTTAGCAACAAAGTCTGTTTCACAGTTAACTTCTAACATGATTGCTTCATTTTCGTTAGTTGCTATAGCGACTAAACCTTCGGCTGAAACACGACCAGCTTTTTTAGCAGCCTTGATTTTACCATTGCTTTTTAATCAAGTAATTGATTTTTCAACGTCTCAATCATTTGCTTCAAGAGCTTTTTTACAGTCGATCATACCGCCGCCGGTACGTTCACGTAGTTCTTTAATTAGAGCTAATTGATTGGCCATAATTATTCTCCTTTTTCTTCTTCGTTAGTTTGTGTTTCAACTTCTTCGTTATTTCTTTTTACAAAAGGTTTACGATTTGAAGGTTTTCTTGTGAAGTTTTTGGTTTCAGGTTCAAATTTAGGCAATTCAACTTCTGAATCTGATCTGTAAGCGTATTTTGCTTTACCTCCACGAGCAGTAGCGATAGCATCAGCTAGGATAGTAATAATTAAATTAATACTTTTAGCTGAGTCATCGTTAGCTGGGATTCCAAAGTCAACTGCATCTGGGTTTGAGTTTGAGTCTAGAATACCAATAACTTTAACACCTTTTTTACGTGCTTCCTTAACGGCGATTTCATCTTCGTTAGGGTCGGCAACGATCATAAATGTTGGTAAACCACGCATTTTTCTAATACCGTTTAGGTTTTTGTGTAGTTTATCTAATTGTTTTTGGAACATTAATTTTTCTTTTTTAACGTATCCTTCAAAACCGTTTTGAGCTTTTTCTTCAAGTTCTTCCATAGTTCTAACTCTACTGAAAATTGTTGATGAGTTAGTTAATGTACCACCTAATCATCTGTCAGTTACATAAAAACTGTTTGTTCTTAAAGCATTTTCTTTAATTGTGTCTTTAGCTTGTTTTTTAGTACCGACAAAAATGAATTGTGCACGTGGGTTTTTTGATACGAATTTGTATAGCAAGTTGTATGCAAATTCTAAACGTTGAATAGTAACACTTGTGTTAATGATGTGAATACCTCTTTTTTGTTGTGGGTATAGGTAGTCCTTCATTTTAGGGTTTCATAAACTTGCTTTGTGTCCAAAGTAAGCTCCCGCTTCTAATAGTTTATCTTTAGAAACGATTGGGTTTTTGTTTTGAGTTTCTTCAACTTTTTTAGTTGAAACTTCTTTTTTATCTGTCATATTTATATTTCCTTTAGTTTGTTGTGTCTTCCTATTGTTTCTAACGCCTAGCACCTCTTCTCAAGGCACACCCAAGCGAATCCGCAATAGTGTATTTATTTGATATCAAATTGAATTTTAAAAATTCTTTTAAATTATATATGAAATTACTATTTATATAAGAATTAATTTAGTATATGTACAGATTCTGTATATAAAGTTAAATAAATATAAAAAAGGATTAATACAAATCCTTTAATTATTAATTAGTTATCAAATTTTTACACGTTTTTCTGGTGCGATATACATTTTATCACCAGGTTTGACATCGAAAGTTTTAGTAAATTCTTCTGTATTAGCAGCTTGAATATTAGCTCTTAATTCACAAGGTGCGTGGGTATCAGTTTCTAATAATCTTACAGCCATTTCTGGCTTGCTGATTCATTTTCAAACACGGGCTCAATTTATGAAAAATTCTTTCGGATTGTAATCCGGTTCTTGTTTAGCAGCTTCTAAAGCACATGCCAACCCACCAGCATCAGCGATATTTTCACTAACAGTTAATGTACCGTTACATTTACCATATTTTGTGTCTAATCCATCAAACAATTCAATCATTGACTTAGTTTTATCTTTAAATGTTGCAAAATCTTCCTCAGTTCATCATGTGTTCATTTCACCGTTTTCATCAAATAATGCTCCATTATTATCGAAGGCGTGTGAAATTTCATGAGCGATAACGGCGCCAATTCCTCCGTAATTCTCAGACGATGAATGTTTTAAAGAATAGAATGCACCATCTAGCACCGCTGCAGGAAAGACAATATGATTCATTGATGGATTGAAGTATGCATTTACTGTTGCTGGAGACATAGATCAGTAATTTTTATTTGGTTTCTCGTTGAATTTATTAAATGAATACCGATTGATAATTTTGTTAAATTCAAAAACATTTTCAATAATAGAATCTGAAACAACCTTTAAATCTTTATAAAATGGTTCTATTTCTTTCGGGAAACCAACGTGTACGCCAAGGTTATTTAACTTAATAATTGCTTTTTCCTTGGTTTTATCACTTAATCAATCATTATTTTCAAGATTTTTCTTATAGATTTTGATCATATGTTTAATCATGTTTTCTACATTTTTCTTTGCTCTTACTCCAAAATAATTTTGTCCATAATGTAGACCTACTGGCATTTTAAAGTATTCTAAAGCTAAATTCAGGGCATCCTTGTTTTTATTCGAAGCTTTTGATTGACCGGAAATAAATCTTTTATATAAAGTCGCGTTAACTCTGGTTTTATCATCCAAGTAACCTGAAAAGTTTTTAACTAGATTAACAACTAATCATGCTTTTAATCTTTCAAAATGCTTAGGATTGAACAATTTATCAATATTTTTTGCAAAATTATCGTCAAAAAACACAATTTTATCGATAGGCTTATTTATTAATTGACTTAAGATGTTTTCAATCTTAAAGTTTTCTGTTTGTTTAACGATTTTTTCAAAAGCGTATGGTTTATACAATTCAACATATTTTGCTTTTTGTAAAGATGTTAATGAATATTTTGCAATTAACTCATCATATTGTAATGCTAATTTAATCACATTATTTACTTTCTTTACATCAGGGATAAAAGGTGCTAATAATTTCTTAAACATTTTTTTAGCAACTTTTAAAAATTTAGATTTTGTTTCTGGGTTTTCATAATGTGATTTATCAGGCAAAATATGACTTGCAATTAAACATATTAGAATTTGGTTGTTTGAATTTTTTAAATCAGTTGATATATGAAATATTACTGGTAATGCATAGTCGCGCAAAGCAAACTTTACGAAATAATCGTTAAATTCATCAATATTTTTTAAACCAAGCAATTCGTTGACATAGGGTGTTAATGGAGCAGTTCCTGCTTTTTCACGTTTTTCAAAATTACTCGTTAATGAGTAATATTTGGCAAAATTAACTAAATTTTGGTCAATTAATTTATTTTCCAGTTCTCTTTTCACTAATTGTTTAGCAAGTCTTGCAATTCTTTTTTCATTTTTAATATCAAGCTCACTAAATTCGCCAAAATACGAGCGATCAGCTGGAATTTTTGCGTTTTGTAATCAATCGTGATTAACTGATTCAAATAAATTGTCTTTAATTTCTTTTCTCATTAATACTCCTTCTTAAACGAAATAAATACAGCTATTTTATTTAAAAAGCACTGAATAAATTTCATCATAATTTTCAACCGGTACAAATTTAATTGCTTTTTTAACTTCCTCAGGAATATCGATTAAGTTTTTCTGATTAGATTTTGGTATGAATACCGTTTTAATACCTTTCTTAAAGGCAGCGAACGATTTTTCTTTTAGACCACCAATTTCTAAAACACGACCACGTAGAGTAATTTCACCTGTCATGGCAACATCTTGAGGTACCGGTTTGTTTGATAAAGCTGAAATCAAGGCCGTTGTGAAAGTTACACCAGCACTTGGACCATCTTTTGGAACCGCTCCTTCAGGAACGTGGATGTGAACTTCATTGCTTTCAAAATCAAAATTAATATCATATTTTTTAGCATTAGATCTAACAAATGAATAAGCAATAGAAGCCGATTCTTTCATAACATCTTTTAATGAACCAGTTAATTTAAAACCACCATTTTTATTTTCATATTGACTAACTTCAATTTGTAATGTGCTACCACCAATTGATGTGTATGCTAAGCCATTA
This genomic interval from Mycoplasma miroungigenitalium contains the following:
- a CDS encoding DegV family protein, with the protein product MKKLGIVLDSFVCLSKQEVNDLGYAYIPLITEVDGTSFLDGVDVDRFDLLQKMTQTDDIRTSLPYMSTFEETFSKVCKEYDEVIYLPISSKLSSTNSAASNFLDEFPNLHIVDTSLVGDQMLEVSKFAIKHYEKYQDIDKLIEKIQEISDNSLVFILPLNIKYLVKGGRVGSFKKFLLGALSKVKLSPYVKFDKTGTSTGGIGRGPKGAIKQIISKFEEFTGLDRKNIKSKYKLFTINGIDKEFNDLAINSFKTAGLDFDGTKVNSTVVAIHTGPEAHAYSIMPILDNLD
- the tsf gene encoding translation elongation factor Ts, whose translation is MANQLALIKELRERTGGGMIDCKKALEANDWDVEKSITWLKSNGKIKAAKKAGRVSAEGLVAIATNENEAIMLEVNCETDFVAKNDDFKKLVDKFASLLLNSKATTVEEFLDVKDNGETVANILDDATATIGEKLSIRRFARYQAQNGQSVGAFAHVNGQIAALVNVSGSNPEVSRNVAMHMAAMKPEYVFESEVPADKLETLKAEFVIPAGFDKKPENIQKMIIEGSLNKKLAEIVLVKQGFMMEESVSIEKYLANHGLNLLEAVRFGVGEGIEKRQDDFAAEVAAQIAKNE
- the rpsB gene encoding 30S ribosomal protein S2, which gives rise to MTDKKEVSTKKVEETQNKNPIVSKDKLLEAGAYFGHKASLWNPKMKDYLYPQQKRGIHIINTSVTIQRLEFAYNLLYKFVSKNPRAQFIFVGTKKQAKDTIKENALRTNSFYVTDRWLGGTLTNSSTIFSRVRTMEELEEKAQNGFEGYVKKEKLMFQKQLDKLHKNLNGIRKMRGLPTFMIVADPNEDEIAVKEARKKGVKVIGILDSNSNPDAVDFGIPANDDSAKSINLIITILADAIATARGGKAKYAYRSDSEVELPKFEPETKNFTRKPSNRKPFVKRNNEEVETQTNEEEKGE
- a CDS encoding M13-type metalloendopeptidase produces the protein MRKEIKDNLFESVNHDWLQNAKIPADRSYFGEFSELDIKNEKRIARLAKQLVKRELENKLIDQNLVNFAKYYSLTSNFEKREKAGTAPLTPYVNELLGLKNIDEFNDYFVKFALRDYALPVIFHISTDLKNSNNQILICLIASHILPDKSHYENPETKSKFLKVAKKMFKKLLAPFIPDVKKVNNVIKLALQYDELIAKYSLTSLQKAKYVELYKPYAFEKIVKQTENFKIENILSQLINKPIDKIVFFDDNFAKNIDKLFNPKHFERLKAWLVVNLVKNFSGYLDDKTRVNATLYKRFISGQSKASNKNKDALNLALEYFKMPVGLHYGQNYFGVRAKKNVENMIKHMIKIYKKNLENNDWLSDKTKEKAIIKLNNLGVHVGFPKEIEPFYKDLKVVSDSIIENVFEFNKIINRYSFNKFNEKPNKNYWSMSPATVNAYFNPSMNHIVFPAAVLDGAFYSLKHSSSENYGGIGAVIAHEISHAFDNNGALFDENGEMNTWWTEEDFATFKDKTKSMIELFDGLDTKYGKCNGTLTVSENIADAGGLACALEAAKQEPDYNPKEFFINWARVWKWISKPEMAVRLLETDTHAPCELRANIQAANTEEFTKTFDVKPGDKMYIAPEKRVKIW